CTTAAGTGCTCGGCTTGTGAGAGGTAGCTTAAGCTTTGTTTTGTTTTGCCTTGCTCGGCATCAAGTAGTGCGAGTAAATACCAAGCCTCTGGTATCTGGGCATCGAGGTGAAGCGTCTGGATATAGGTCTCCATGGCGAGCCGATCAAAGCCGTTGGCGTTATAAGCTTGGGCCAGCCTAAGACGTAAGAATGGATCCTTAGCATTCGTATTAACCGCATTGAGGCATTGCTTGATCAGTGCGGCCGCTTGGGGGTCGAGACGGGTATCAGCGGGCAATGCTGAGGTTTTGTTTGAAGTCAGTTTGGGGAGCTGTGTTGAGGGGTCGGATCGGCCTACATCGCTGCAGCCGCCTCCATTGAGTACAGCCAGCACGAAGAGAATGAGGATGGTCAGGCGACAGTCCATGCTTCGATGATACGAGGCCGACCTTCTGGCGACCAATCTGACAGCGAGTGGCTTAGGATTTGGGTTGTGTGAGCTTATGAAAACGCTCGCGATATTGAGCTTTTCATCGTTCTAGTGGGGTATCATCATGAGATACAAGGGGCTTCAGGACTGTTTGAACGCAAGGGTAAATTATCATGACCGGGCTCTACTACGCAGCAGCATGCCAGACTGCATTTGAATCACCAAAAAGCAGAGAGGAGATTGCGGTACGTACCGACCGTATGTGTGAGATCGTGGAGCAAACGGTTACGGGCTACGAACCGTTCTTTGATGTGCGGCTCTTTGTTTTTCCGGAATTTGCCCACACCCCGCCTTGTTACCCAGATATTGCTCGTTTGAGAGAGCATCTAGCTGTTGAGTTACCCAACGAGCACACTCGAAAATACGAAGACGTTTGTCGCCGCTGGGGATGCTATATCCAGACAGGTACTTTTCTTGAGATCGATCCCAATTATGGTTCTGATGTGCTTTTCAATACGACGCTTCTGATCGGTCCTGATGGCGTGCTGTCAAAGTATCGAAAAGTAAATCCATGGTTGCCCTGGGAAGTTCATACCAGTCCACATGATCTTGCTTCCTATGAGGAGTGTGTTTTTCCAGTGGTTGAGACACCGCTGGGCAAATTGGGCGTCGCCATTTGTTACGACTGGCTCTTTCCAGAGACCATTCGACAGATTGCATCGAATGGCGCTGAAGTCATATGCCGCGTATCCGCATACATGGATCCTTGGGGCGCATCGCCACCGATGGATTGGTGGACTCTTTTTAATCGAGCAAGAGCTGCTGAAAACACAGCGTTTGTGGTGGCCGCCAATCAAGGCGCATCGATGTCAAGTTACCCGCCTTTTAGTTGGCCTGGCGGCAGCATGATTTTAGATTATGACGGGCGCATCTTGCAGCAGGCAGAGGCAGGTCCGGGCGAGCGTGTTGTGGTGGCACCAATTGCGATTGATGTCTTGCGTCAAGAGAGAGCTCGTCGCCGCGGTCACCTCATGAATGAGCACCTACGTTCAGAGGTTCATACATACATGCAGAAACCAGTCTTCCCAGCCGCAACCAAAGAACAGGTGATCGGAGAATCAACTTGAAAGAGACAGTGCACGCATTAGGGCTGTTTTTAATGATTTTTTCTTGGCAATTGCTGCTAGCGAGTTGTGACTCGTCTAAAAACAGTCAGCAGCAATCAGAATCGCCCAGCTCTCAAAAGTCGGCGATTAATGGGCAGGCAGATGCCGATGCAGTAGCGGCAAACAATCGTGGTGTTGCGCTGATGGGGCAGTATCAGTATCAGGCTGCCTATGACGAGTTTGCTACTCTGATTGAGCAGTATCCAGGTTGGCCAGAGGTTGAGGTTAACTTGGCTATCGCCCAAATGAATCGTCAGACACCAGGCGATGAAGAAGCAGCTTCACAGCGACTCGATCGGGTGTTGTTGGATGATCCAAAACTACTTCGTGCTCGGTACACGGCAGCACTTCTTGCATGGTATGTGGGAGATGTTGAGATTGCGAAAGAACACTTCGAGCGTGTTGTGAACGCTGATCCATCAGATGCTTTTGCCGCGTATTACTTAGGTCAGTGTGCGATGGAGGCAGGGAATTACCGCGAGGCACTTAAGTGGTTTGATCGCGCATCTCAAACAGATCCATACCTGAGAAGTACATACTATGGAAAGGTGCAGGCTTATCAGAGACTGCGTCAAACTGATGAGGCTGCGCAGGCGTTAGTCATTTTTAACGACCTTGCGAACAATCCACGGTCGATGTTGGCTGAGATTAAATACACACGGATGGGTCCGAAGGCCGAAGCAGAGGTCGTCGATTTCTCGGGTTTTGAGAAGGCGCCCGCGCCATCCGGCGATATCTTTGCGTCACCAGTCGCTCTGGGCTCTTTGGATCAGGGCAACATACAGAAGTGGTCCGTGTTGCCCGGTCGACCTAGTGTCAGTATGACGCTTGCTGATATGAATGGAGATGGTCGGGTAGATCTGTTTATTGCTGGCGCCCGCGGTGTTGATTCGAATACCAATCTTGTTTATCTGCAGCAGCCAGATGGGACACTGGCTCCTGGTGTCTCTCCACTGAGCAATGTTGATCAAGTTAATGCGGCATTATGGGGTGA
This window of the Phycisphaerales bacterium genome carries:
- a CDS encoding nitrilase-related carbon-nitrogen hydrolase, translated to MTGLYYAAACQTAFESPKSREEIAVRTDRMCEIVEQTVTGYEPFFDVRLFVFPEFAHTPPCYPDIARLREHLAVELPNEHTRKYEDVCRRWGCYIQTGTFLEIDPNYGSDVLFNTTLLIGPDGVLSKYRKVNPWLPWEVHTSPHDLASYEECVFPVVETPLGKLGVAICYDWLFPETIRQIASNGAEVICRVSAYMDPWGASPPMDWWTLFNRARAAENTAFVVAANQGASMSSYPPFSWPGGSMILDYDGRILQQAEAGPGERVVVAPIAIDVLRQERARRRGHLMNEHLRSEVHTYMQKPVFPAATKEQVIGEST